A stretch of the Capsicum annuum cultivar UCD-10X-F1 chromosome 8, UCD10Xv1.1, whole genome shotgun sequence genome encodes the following:
- the LOC107838925 gene encoding protein REVERSION-TO-ETHYLENE SENSITIVITY1 isoform X1, translated as MILLMWVNSCIEAINQKVEKPTNCPRPHGWRLTQNRRSFTVPSNIHCTCSGPAFINHSQITPENATVGHTGALSLMDLEPAYKMESIRAVQDIQHEFWPLDEIDPENAKFPCCLVWTPLPVVSWLAPFIGHVGICTEDGSAVAFSGSNFINVDDFVLGSVAKYLQLDRKQCCFLRNLAGHTCKHGYKHSEFGSATTWDDAIQSSVRHFEHKSYNLFTCNSYSFLANCLNRLCFGGSMDWNMINVGVLLLFKGHWVDNISILRSFSPFILVVCFGIFMVGWPFLVALLSFSLLLLAWFVFGTYCLKNLFDS; from the exons ATGATCTTATTAATGTGGGTAAACTCTTGTATAGAAGCAATAAACCAAAAAGTAGAGAAACCTACAAACTGTCCGAGACCTCATGGTTGGAGATTAACCCAAAACAGGAG GTCCTTTACTGTGCCCAGCAATATCCACTGTACATGCTCAGGACCAGCTTTCATTAACCACAGCCAGATAACACCTGAAAATGCAACAGTAGGCCATACAG GAGCACTTTCTTTAATGGATTTGGAACCTGCCTATAAAATGGAGAGCATAAGAGCAGTCCAAGACATTCAGCATGAATTTTGGCCTCTTGATGAAATAGATCCGGAGAATGCTAAGTTCCCTTGTTGTTTAGTTTGGACTCCCCTACCAGTAGTCTCATGGTTGGCACCTTTCATTGGACATGTAGGCATATGCACAGAGGATGGTTCTGCTGTGGCCTTCTCTGGTTCCAACTTTATTAATGTGGATGATTTTGTACTTGGTTCTGTGGCCAAATACCTTCAACTAGACAGAAAACAG TGTTGCTTTCTGCGAAACCTTGCTGGGCACACATGCAAACATGGCTATAAACACTCGGAGTTTGGGTCTGCAACTACTTGGGATGACGCCATCCAATCAAGCGTTCGCCATTTTGAGCACAAATCCTATAACTTATTCACGTGCAACAGCTATTCATTTCTTGCTAATTGCCTGAACAGGCTCTGCTTTGGTGGATCGATGGATTGGAACATGATCAATGTTGGGGTTCTTTTATTGTTCAAAGGACATTGGGTTGACAACATCTCAATCCTGAGGTCATTTTCACCTTTCATTctagttgtatgctttggcatttTCATGGTGGGATGGCCTTTTTTGGTAGCATTATTGTCTTTCTCACTTCTTCTTTTAGCATGGTTTGTTTTTGGCACTTACTGTCTCAAAAATCTGTTTGATTCGTAG
- the LOC107838925 gene encoding protein REVERSION-TO-ETHYLENE SENSITIVITY1 isoform X2, protein MDLEPAYKMESIRAVQDIQHEFWPLDEIDPENAKFPCCLVWTPLPVVSWLAPFIGHVGICTEDGSAVAFSGSNFINVDDFVLGSVAKYLQLDRKQCCFLRNLAGHTCKHGYKHSEFGSATTWDDAIQSSVRHFEHKSYNLFTCNSYSFLANCLNRLCFGGSMDWNMINVGVLLLFKGHWVDNISILRSFSPFILVVCFGIFMVGWPFLVALLSFSLLLLAWFVFGTYCLKNLFDS, encoded by the exons ATGGATTTGGAACCTGCCTATAAAATGGAGAGCATAAGAGCAGTCCAAGACATTCAGCATGAATTTTGGCCTCTTGATGAAATAGATCCGGAGAATGCTAAGTTCCCTTGTTGTTTAGTTTGGACTCCCCTACCAGTAGTCTCATGGTTGGCACCTTTCATTGGACATGTAGGCATATGCACAGAGGATGGTTCTGCTGTGGCCTTCTCTGGTTCCAACTTTATTAATGTGGATGATTTTGTACTTGGTTCTGTGGCCAAATACCTTCAACTAGACAGAAAACAG TGTTGCTTTCTGCGAAACCTTGCTGGGCACACATGCAAACATGGCTATAAACACTCGGAGTTTGGGTCTGCAACTACTTGGGATGACGCCATCCAATCAAGCGTTCGCCATTTTGAGCACAAATCCTATAACTTATTCACGTGCAACAGCTATTCATTTCTTGCTAATTGCCTGAACAGGCTCTGCTTTGGTGGATCGATGGATTGGAACATGATCAATGTTGGGGTTCTTTTATTGTTCAAAGGACATTGGGTTGACAACATCTCAATCCTGAGGTCATTTTCACCTTTCATTctagttgtatgctttggcatttTCATGGTGGGATGGCCTTTTTTGGTAGCATTATTGTCTTTCTCACTTCTTCTTTTAGCATGGTTTGTTTTTGGCACTTACTGTCTCAAAAATCTGTTTGATTCGTAG